The following DNA comes from Rosa rugosa chromosome 5, drRosRugo1.1, whole genome shotgun sequence.
ACAGAAGTATATATTCATTTCTTTGAGTGTGAAGCATGgacagttttttgttttttctgaaTGTAAAACATGGTCAATGTCAAATGGTAAGATGGAGAAAGACAACTCCCTCTGTACACGCCAAGAAGCTTTGGCAGGTCAAACCTTCACTAGGCTTATCTTGCCTTTAAGCAGTTTGAGTTTGAAACTGGTTCAAATATATTAGGCCACTCTGTAAGGTTACCTTGTCATGTTTCGgatgaatgttttttttttttttttttggtccagGGGGCTAACTGATCTGTGTGCACCTAGTATTATTATGTGTGTTTATGTTGTATGTCAAGTTGGAAATGACTCTACTGAGTAATTTAGAAAACTTTCTGGTTTGTGCTTCAAAATGAAACCAGAATGCTAACGAATCATTTTCAAACAACCTGGACCTCCATCATCTTCAACACCTGATATCCCAGTTTACACATTTCTTTTTGTATCATCTGACCTTACACCGCCTAGGCCTCTGCATCCATCCAACAATCTTCACCACACCATTGCTTCCCTTCGTCACCTATCCCAAAGACACCTTTCTCAATCAATCATGGGTGTAGAGAGAAGAGGAGAGGGCAAAACAGAAATACATAGTAAATAATCAATTATGGGGTGTAGTGATCCAAGTGGAGTGTGAATACCCAAACCCTATTTGTGTGTTTTTTCTATTAACAAATTACTTCCATGAGTATAATTGGTTGAATTAACATGGTTTTCAGTTTACACAAGGTTTTCTCGTGTTGCAGATGTCCTTGAACATTATAGGAACAGTCTTTAAGCTCAAGAGCTCTGCAACCATAAAAGATCTCAAGACAATGTTATGTAACAAGTACGGATTTCCTGAGAATCATCTGGAGTTCTTCTTGGCTGGTCAGCCTCTCTTGGACTTCCAAAGGGTAGTTGACTGTGGATTTCTTGAGTGCGCTGTTGATCTTGTTTTCAAGAATATTGTGGGAATGAAATTATTTGTCAAACTACCATCTAGTACCATTGAGATTGAGGGAAAAGCAGAAGATACCATCCAAAAAGTGAAAGCAATGATTCAGGCTAAGGAGAAGATTCAACCCGACCAATACACACTCGTCTATGATGGAAAGTTCCTTGAGGAGGACATGACACTGGCCTCACTTCGTATGAAGAATGAGTCAACTCTTCATATTATTTTTAATCCAAGAGATGTGATGTCAGTTTTTGTGAAAACACCAGGTGGGAAGATTGTGGAATTTGAAGTTAAGGTCTTGTACACTGTCAGCGATGTCAAGCAGATTGTTGAGAGCTTTATAGGATGGTCTCTTGTTGATTATAGTATGGTTTATGAAGGAAATGAGCTGCAAGATTTCAAGACCTTGGCTTTCTACAACATTGAAGAAAATTCCACTCTAGAGGTGAAGCCTTCTTGGATTCAGATATTTGTCAAGACATGGAGTGGAAAAACCATTACACTTAATGTGACACAATCAAATACTGTAAGAGAAGTGAAGGAGAAGATATTTTGTAAGGTTAGAGTGCCAGTTATTCGTCAGAGTATCGTATTTTCTGGAAAACGCCTTGAAGATAAATGCTCTCTTGCAAGTTACAACATTCAGAAACAGTCGACTCTCTACATGGTATAAGGCTTGGTGAAACAAATTCCTCTACAAATTATGATGAATTCCTGCTCTTTTGGGTTTGATAAAGATGTAGCACTTGTTGTAAATTTCTGTATAGAACAAAGTCTGTGTGCAAAACACAATAGATTTACTTTTGCAATTGAGTTCCTCTATTTTAAGATCTGATTTATGTGTTGGACCAGACTAGAATCTTTTGGCTAGAGAAGAGGTGATATGTAAGATTGGAACAGGTTTTGGCTTGTAAACTGATGGTATAACAAGGTTTCTTTGAGTGAGTGACAGAGTGATCCAAAACAAGGCTGTTGTAAATTACAATTGCAActcatcattttcttttctaatgTACAAACTAGATAACAATTAATCAAATCTCATTTGAAGCTTTGCAAATCACAGCTATCAATGTGAAAAGGATATCTCTTGTTGCAGATATCCTTGAACATTATAGGAACAGTCTTTAAGCTCAAGAGCTCTGCAACCATAAAAGATATCAAGACAATGTTACGTAACAAATACGGATTTCCTGAGAATCATCTGGAGTTCTTCTTGGCTGGTCAGCCTCTCATGGACTTCCAAAGGGTAGTCGACTGTGGATTTCTTGAATGCGCTGTTGATCTTGTTTTCAAGAACATTGTGGGAATGAAATTATTTGTCAAACTACCATCTAGTACCATTGAGATTGAGGGAAAAGCAGAAGATACCATCCAAAAAGTAAAAGCAATGATTCAGGCTAAGGAGAAGATTCAACCCGACCAATTCACACTCGTCTATGATGGAAAGTTCCTTGAGGAGGACATGACACTGGCCTCACTACGTATGAAGAATGAGTCGACTCTTTACATGGTTTCTGCTCCTAAATATATTCTTTCAATATCAGTGAAAGCACCTTCAGGAGAGACTTTTAAGTTCAAGGTTAAACCCTTGTTTACTGTTAGAGATGTCAAAACTATAGTTGAGAGCTACACAGGTTGCTCAGTCAGTGATCACAATCTGATCTATTCCGGAAATGAGCTTGAGGATCTGAAGACATTGGCTTTTTATGACATCGAGGATGAATCAGTATTAGAGGTCTCACCTCGCTCATTGCAGATA
Coding sequences within:
- the LOC133709741 gene encoding polyubiquitin-like isoform X1, producing the protein MKGSSTSGSRIAPRFSAARKFQSSSTQDEEISLNIIGTVFKLKSSATIKDIKTMLRNKYGFPENHLEFFLAGQPLMDFQRVVDCGFLECAVDLVFKNIVGMKLFVKLPSSTIEIEGKAEDTIQKVKAMIQAKEKIQPDQFTLVYDGKFLEEDMTLASLRMKNESTLYMVSAPKYILSISVKAPSGETFKFKVKPLFTVRDVKTIVESYTGCSVSDHNLIYSGNELEDLKTLAFYDIEDESVLEVSPRSLQIFVKVCDGKIITVDVKQSDSVKELKSKIFRKLNVSMMPFDFYKLVFRGEQLDEVRDLASYNIRRGSKLRLVLSSSVIVRD
- the LOC133709741 gene encoding polyubiquitin 11-like isoform X2, which encodes MKGSSTSGSRIAPRFSAARKFQSSSTQDEEMSLNIIGTVFKLKSSATIKDLKTMLCNKYGFPENHLEFFLAGQPLLDFQRVVDCGFLECAVDLVFKNIVGMKLFVKLPSSTIEIEGKAEDTIQKVKAMIQAKEKIQPDQYTLVYDGKFLEEDMTLASLRMKNESTLHIIFNPRDVMSVFVKTPGGKIVEFEVKVLYTVSDVKQIVESFIGWSLVDYSMVYEGNELQDFKTLAFYNIEENSTLEVKPSWIQIFVKTWSGKTITLNVTQSNTVREVKEKIFCKVRVPVIRQSIVFSGKRLEDKCSLASYNIQKQSTLYMV